The Malus domestica chromosome 13, GDT2T_hap1 genome includes a window with the following:
- the LOC103451787 gene encoding probable protein S-acyltransferase 22 yields the protein MRMHGWQLPYHPLQVVAVAVFLALAFAFYVFFAPFVGRKLFQYVVMGLYTPLITCAFSLYIWCAAADPADPRVFRSKKYLNIPADEKHKRTKDSKLCGESTSSMNDANAAGGKPLDKDVLGKDGTSKMSTSDGGKSPSEHSSCFLLACSPCAYVCNCSGSSEESLQQGEDGMFYCSLCEVEVYKYSKHCRVCDKCVDQFDHHCRWLNNCIGKKNYRQFFTLMVTSLLLLILQWSTGIFVIICCIIERKHISVDISSKLGSSFSLAPFIIVVAACSLLAMIATLPIAQLFFFHILLIKKGISTYDYIIALREQEQEQQGVGGQQSAQMSPASSLTGLSSASSFNTFHRGAWCTPPRLFLEDQFDVVPPETGSVSSCGKKMVGGEPVKKKNAPVKISPWALARLNAEEVSKAAAEARKKSKILQPVRRDAPFVLERDSSFGGSSGRRMVPRPDNNRRRPTKRVRLPADLPMESITKGSAIAVDKGFTETSTSLAPLQLEARSAFQTSRAMSSSTGIVASSPESSLDSPDIHPFRVSSSGAEEARRLTGLPAGAIAAGQRGIPLSRSTSDGYEGYEASGGEDSDRVPTRIVQRSTNWSNLLFRSDQDERVVKLNASSSSGLANTRKL from the exons ATGAGGATGCATGGATGGCAACTTCCATACCATCCTCTCCAG GTGGTGGCTGTTGCTGTATTTCTGGCTCTGGCGTTTGCTTTCTATGTGTTCTTTGCTCCTTTTGTTGGAAGGAAACTTTTTCAGTATGTTGTGATGGGACTCTACACTCCTCTT atTACATGTGCCTTCAGCCTATATATTTGGTGTGCAGCTGCTGATCCAGCAGATCCACGAGTTTTTAGGTCAAAGAAATATCTCAACATTCCAGCCGATGAAAAgcataaaagaacaaaagattCCAAACTATGTGGGGAATCAACATCATCAATGAATGACGCTAATGCAGCTGGAGGAAAACCTTTGGATAAGGATGTTCTGGGCAAAGATGGGACTTCTAAAATGTCCACCAGTGATGGTGGAAAGAGTCCATCAGAACATTCATCTTGCTTTCTACTAGCTTGTTCTCCGTGTGCTTATGTCTGCAATTGCTCCGGTTCAAGTGAGGAATCTCTGCAACAAGGTGAAGACGGCATGTTCTATTGCAGCTTATGTGAAGTTGAG GTTTACAAGTACAGCAAGCACTGCAGAGTTTGTGACAAATGTGTTGACCAGTTCGATCATCACTGCAGG TGGCTTAACAACTGTATTGGCAAAAAGAATTACCGACAATTTTTCACCCTTATGGTTACTTCTCTCCTCTTG CTTATTTTACAATGGTCAACTGGAATCTTTGTGATTATCTGCTGTATTATTGAGAGGAAGCATATCTCTGTGGATATTTCATCCAAGTTGGGAAGCAGTTTCTCTTTGGCGCCTTTCATCATTGTGGTG GCAGCTTGCAGCCTTTTGGCTATGATTGCAACCCTTCCGATTGCAcagcttttcttttttcatatcCTCCTTATAAAGAAG GGAATCAGCACGTATGATTACATCATCGCTTTGAGGGAGCAGGAGCAAGAGCAACAAGGAGTTGGAGGTCAGCAGAGTGCTCAAATGTCTCCTGCTAGCTCACTTACGGGATTAAGCAGTGCAAGCTCCTTTAATACTTTCCACCGTGGCGCATGGTGTACACCTCCACGACTGTTCCTTGAGGATCAG TTTGATGTTGTGCCCCCAGAGACCGGATCTGTCAGTTCATGCGGAAAAAAGATGGTGGGAGGGGAACCAGTTAAGAAGAAGAATGCACCAGTAAAGATAAGTCCGTGGGCTCTGGCAAGGTTAAATGCCGAAGAGGTATCAAAAGCTGCAGCAGAGGCAAGAAAGAAGTCCAAGATCCTGCAGCCTGTGAGACGGGATGCTCCTTTTGTACTAGAAAGAGACAGCAGCTTTGGCGGAAGCAGTGGGCGCCGAATGGTTCCAAGGCCTGACAATAACAGAAGGCGACCTACCAAGCGGGTGCGACTCCCAGCTGACCTTCCCATGGAGTCTATAACTAAGGGTTCAGCTATAGCTGTTGACAAGGGCTTTACTGAGACATCGACTAGTTTGGCCCCTCTTCAGCttgaagctcggagtgctttcCAAACAAGCCGAGCTATGTCAAGCTCCACAGGAATTGTTGCTTCTTCTCCCGAGAGCAGTTTAGACTCACCTGACATCCATCCCTTCCGGGTGTCATCATCAGGAGCTGAAGAGGCAAGGCGGCTTACAGGTCTGCCTGCAGGCGCTATTGCAGCTGGCCAGAGGGGAATACCACTATCAAGGTCAACCAGTGATGGGTACGAAGGGTATGAGGCGTCGGGTGGAGAAGACAGCGACAGGGTTCCTACTAGAATTGTCCAAAGGTCTACAAACTGGAGTAACCTTCTCTTTCGGTCTGATCAGGACGAACGGGTCGTCAAACTGAACGCCTCATCATCTTCTGGCCTGGCTAACACAAGAAAGCTCTGA